The following nucleotide sequence is from Halobaculum sp. MBLA0147.
GACACTGCCACCGTCGCCCTCTCACAGATCACTGGAAGTGGTTTCCGTGTGAGTGGCCCCACCCCCGTGGCCAGTGTTTTCAACACCCCCCTCGTGGCCAGTGTTCTCGGCCACGCAAATCTCAACGCTGAGGTGTCACACGCACCCCCCTGTGGCCAGTGTTCTTGCCAGAAACGCCCACTGTGACTGATGAAAAAGAGAGTAGGAATTCCACACCCCCGGCAGAACAGTGGCCATGAGGGGTGTGTTCGTCCGCGGAATTGAGGCTAGTTTAGTTACATACACTGATACAATCATGACTAAGAGAGGGTTACAACCTCCATAAGCAGTGGGATGTATCGGGATTGTCAGGAGCGCTATGCAGGTGTGTTCACCGGCATAGCCGTGACAGTGTTTGCACATGTTTCTGCAGTGCCTGCGTGCCGAGTGGCGACAGCTGATAGCGCTTCGTATTGCCACGTTGCGTGACATTGAGATATCCAGCCGATGTCAGCCGGTTCAGATGAGCGTACACTGTTGACCGGCTGACCGACGTGTCGCGGTAGTCGCGCAAACGTGAGATCACCGCGCTTCCTGTTGGACTCTCGGTCTGTGTCTGGCAATCAGCGATGACCGCAAGGAGATCTCGCTCAATCGCCGGTCGATCTAACAGCGGCACTGCAACCACCTCCACGGCCGGCGGCGGTGGGGTCGCGATACGGGACACTCACTGGTCGTGTGGTCTCGAATCATAGGCGGGCAAGCCGACCGGGAACCCGAATCGGCTCACCCACTCCTGTCCGTACAAATGCTATCGCAGGCGGACAGTCACCCCGGCATCACTGAGCGGTGCTGTGCTCCCTAGCTGTGAGTCGCAGAGCCACCCGCTCACATGCGCTGTGGGAAGCTGAAGAATCACGACCCTGTGACCGACTCATGGCGCAGCTACTGGCTCATTCGCGTTTCCTCCGTCACCACCTACTGAAACGCCAGAGCGGCTCCCGCCAGCTGGTGCTACACAACGGTTGCGTGCAGCGGCGTGCGGTGTGGAATGGACTTACGCTGTGGCTGGCTGCCCGGCAGGGCGTGGTGGAATCACGAGCATTCGCCGCCTACCCACTCACCGGCTCGTGATGCTCGGCGTCGACGGCGTTCAATTCGTTCACGATCGTCGCCTCCATCGTGGCTGATCCGTACTGCTGACAGCGGTCCGCGAGTTCGGCGTCGATCATCACACGCCGTTCCGCGCCGCGCCCACCGTCACGTTCAACATCGATTCCGTCTTTCCCGAACTCGTCGAGTGCTTGGATTACACGCGTGATCGTCTGGCCGTGAGCACGGTCACCCGCAGCGTTCGTCTTGCAGTCGGTGTGAGTCGCGAGCCATCGCGAGAGGTCTGAGGCTCGAACCATGCGCTTGTTGTCGTAGGGGGTCTGGCTACTCCGATTGTACAGTTCCTCGGCGAACGTGACAGCTCGGTAGATGTCGACTTTCTCCGTGGCCTGCTGTTGGATGGTGTCGGGACAGGCGCACAGCTCCTCCAGTGGTGTCTCGGGAGCGACGTTCAGTCGCGTGTCCTGCTGGCGTGTGGTGACCTCGCCATCGTCAAGACGGTCGAGGATCGCGTCGATGTCACGCTCGATCTCGTCGTGCTGCGGCCGGGTTGCAAATGCTCTCCCAATCGGGTAGTCTGGGCCGTCCGGACGTGTGACAACCGCGTCATCGAAGTCCTTCGTGTCCCACTCGATATGTGGGCGAGTTTCGAGGGTGGTGATGCGGGCTTCGAGATCTGTGCAGTCGTCGATGCGGCCGCGGAGCTTTGCTGTCTCTCGCTGAAGTGTGTCCACACGCTCGGTGAGGTGATCACGCTCGTCGCGGAGGTCCGCGACCTCCGTCTCGAGCGTCTCGATCCGGTCGTGTAGCTGGTCGTTCTCGGCGCGCAGTGCCTCGACGGTTGCTTCGAGCTGTGCGAGTCGGTCCGCTACAAGCTGGTCGGTGTCGGGTGACATGATGCGTGATGGCTATGAATCCGAGGGTGTTGTTGCGGGATCGGACGACGGATCGGCGTCTGTTGGTACTGGTCGGAGTCACGATGCAACACACCCGCTACCGCTGAGAGACGACAGCGTGGACTGCTGGCCAAGCGGGAGAGCCGGCTGTAGTTACCACAGGTCGCTGACGAGCGTGTCTCTGCTCAGAGTCAGGACAACGTCCGCGGTCGGTACAGGTGGAATCAGCATACCGCCGAGTGCGCTGTCTGGGTAGCAGACTGTCCGCATGTCTTCCGGGGTTCGTAATCGCTATGGCATCGTCGCGGTCGGGTGCGGTGTCGGTGAGGGGTTCGCCGCAGGACTCACACGCGCCGGTCTCGGCGTTCCACACGTCCGCGACGTGGCCGCCGCAGCCGGGACACGTCGGCACGGCTTGGCCGCCGTCGGTGACGAGCGCGGAGTCGTCGTCCGACTCTGGCTCTTCGCCTGTCGTCTCCTCGGTCGGCGTGTCACAGTCCGTTGCTGTGTCTGCGTCGTCGTCCTCTTCGGTGCTCGCGTCCGAGCGGGTGTCCACGACGCGGTAGGTGGCGTACTCGGAGTTCTCCTTCCACACCGAGATCGCGAGGTGCTGTGGTGGCTCGAGGTCGACGCCGCGCACGTCCGTGCCGGCGAGTGCGGCGAGGACGGTTCCGACCGTCTTGGGTGAGCGGTCGGTCTGGCGGGCGAGGGCGCGGGCGCGAACGTACGCCTCGCCCGTGGTGGCGGTCCACTCTTCGAGGGCGGTGACGACGGCGTCGCGATCGCTGTCAGTGATCGCCATGAGGCACCTCCTCGCGCGGGGTGATCGTTGTCCAGACGCGGCGGATCTCCTCGCGGCGTTCGCGGGTGGGCGTGGTGTCGCACGACTGGCAGTGGATCGGCTCGCCGGGGCTGGTGCGCCACTGGCGCGCGCAACACTCCTCGCAGGCCGGGACCCGGGTCGGGTCTCGATCCGACAGTTCGTCGGAGAGCGCCTGGTACCGCTGCCACTGTTCGCGAGTGTCCGCGATACAGCCGAACCAGTCCACTGCCTCGTCGAGGCGCTCGATCTCGCGGCGGAGTGCCTCGGTGGACATCTCCGCCGGGTCCGGGCGATCCTGCTGGTCGTTGCGGGTGGACCGCCTGTTGGGACAGGTGGCGTCGCTCATCTACGCCACCTCCCGGCCGACGGCGCGCTCCGTCAGTTCGCTGGGGTACGTCGGCGTACGGTTCGCGTCGCCGGTGAATACCGGGCCACCGCTCGCGAGGAGTGTGCCGTGCCGACGGAGGCGGTGGCCGCCACCGCGACACAGCCCGCGACAGCGGTAGTTCTCGACGCGCGTGTCGCCCTCGATGGTGGTGGAGCCATGGACGAGAGGCCCGCCGCAGACGGCGCAGACGGTGCGTTGGTGGTCGACAGACGGTGCGCTGGGTCGTGAGGGGTCACGACTAAGACCCCGCTCGTATGATTGGTTCATAGGTCGCTCTCGGAAGACCCCGTGAGGGGCGTATCGTCAGCGACCGAGTCCGTCACGTGCTGGAACACGTGCCGGGCGATTTCGGCCCGGTAACTCGGTCAACAACCTGTTGATTGCCCTCTCACTAATACCTTGTCACCCGATGGGTGAAGGACATCAGTCGAAGGGACTGGATTGAAGTTCATAGGGCATCAACAACACTCTAACCGGTGAATCTATGAGTTCCGTCCATCACGAGGATGATGTGCGACAGTCTGCTGACTGGATGAAACCGCCTGACGACAGGATACTCGAAGTGTTTTCTGACGAGGGCAACCTGACTCCTGTTGCAGTATCTCGTGAGGGACGAGTTGACAGGGTGGATATATCGCGGAAGTACGCTGGTGAGCGGTGCCGGGAACTCACGAGGTACGGCCTTCTTGAGTACGTCGACGACGGACTTTTTCGGATCACGGACCAGGGCTTGGCCTACCTCGATGAGGAGCTGGACGCGAGCGAGTTGGAGCCGGTCGACGAGACGGAGTGACATCACTTTCTTCCGACGTGTGCGAGCGCATCCTCGATCCAGTCCGGTAGCTCTGCGTCCGCGTCCACCTCACCACGACTGTTCCAGCCGGTGACTAGCTCTGGTGTCCCGCTCGCGCTCACGTCGACACGCCACTCTCTGTTGTCGGCGGCGAGATCGAGGCGACAGCCACCACCCGAGAGTGGTTCGACGACTTCGATCTTGACTTCGGTGCCGCCGCGGGTCTGGATTTGTTCGGTGCCTCGCATCACTCTGGAGTGGAATCGGGTTCGACTTCAGATTCTCTGGGGTGATTCCGTGTTTCCACAGATCGACTTAACCCGACTCTACACGCCTTCTTTCCCCAGGAAATTGGGGAACGGGCAGTTTCCAGGTCGTTTCCGGAATCCATCGGCTCGGCAGCTAACCAACACTCGGGTTGGTTTGGTTGACTGTTGGTTAGTGACGGCGGCAGCCGATGAACCTAATCCTCCATTTGCTACAGAGATGGAACCGCACTCGGGGAGTTCATCGTCGACACCGTCACTGGCATTTCA
It contains:
- a CDS encoding septum formation initiator family protein; translated protein: MSPDTDQLVADRLAQLEATVEALRAENDQLHDRIETLETEVADLRDERDHLTERVDTLQRETAKLRGRIDDCTDLEARITTLETRPHIEWDTKDFDDAVVTRPDGPDYPIGRAFATRPQHDEIERDIDAILDRLDDGEVTTRQQDTRLNVAPETPLEELCACPDTIQQQATEKVDIYRAVTFAEELYNRSSQTPYDNKRMVRASDLSRWLATHTDCKTNAAGDRAHGQTITRVIQALDEFGKDGIDVERDGGRGAERRVMIDAELADRCQQYGSATMEATIVNELNAVDAEHHEPVSG